The nucleotide sequence ATTGATATAAAGAGATACTTCATTACAGATGCACTTGATGATTTTATCGGTTGTACTAATAGAGCGGAAGAGATTTTTATTGCTAATACTCTTGCCGAACTTGTCAGCGAATTCGTATTAAGAACAAATAGAAGGTGGATGGGTGCTTCGAAGTGGGTGGTACGTTCATTGAAGGATTATGATGAAGAATTTGCTGATCGGTTTGTTGAAGCTCTTGATATGTTTTATAAATATTGTGAGAAAGACGGTATCGTAAAGCTCGTTGATGATATTCTTGAGTCTTACGGAGGACGGTTATTTGAAGGTTTTTCTTTAGGTAAGAATTAGAGGGCTCTATATTTGGCTGGTTACTATACTTACTGAGGGGTGATGCTTTGAATAATAATAAATTAAGAAAATCATCAACTGATAAAGCTATAACAGGGGTTTGTGGAGGGATAGCTGAGTTCTTTGGAGTTTCCTCTATAGCAGTGAGACTTATCTTCGTTTTCTTACCAGGTAGTCTGCCTATTTATATTATTCTGGTCTACTTCCTACCAGAAATCCCTCCATCATTATAATGATTTTGACTTGTAAGGGGGAAACCCATAATCATCCCCCGAGCTCAATTATTTATTAATTACAGCCTCCTCATGAATGTATGTAGTTCCATTAAGGTCTTCTAATTTCTCAATAGCCCCATAGATTTCTAATTCACCGCCATTATTGGTGACCGTTCCATTTACAGTACCGTAGATAATTACGATTGATCTTTCAATGATAGATAAGTTCCCATTTATCGTCCCATGTAAATTAAGGTTTCCTTTTGCAACTAACACATCACCATTGACTTGACCCAGTATCTCCAGGTCTTCATTGATGGTTAAATCTCGATCGTACTTTCCTTCAAGCTTGTCCATTCAATCACTCTCCAATTAGTAAAAAAAAAGATTTCAAATTGCCATGATTTTTAACTTATTTTACCATAAAAAGTAGATTTACATTTTCCTATAAAAAAGTAGTTCAATTAAGGGTACAATTACAATTTGTACTCCAAAAATGAACTACTTAGTCAAACCTTTAAACTAATTCTCTTTACTCGTAACTCTTCTCCAGCTCATCAACCAGCTCACCGACATAGGCAACAGCTTTCTTGATCGGTTCTGGTGAAGTCATATCGACACCTGCATATTGCATCAATTCTTGAGGTGTTTTCGTTCCACCGAGCTTCAGTACTTCTAACCAACGATCAATCGCGGGCTGACCTTCTTCTTTGAACATCTGTGAAACGAGCGTAGAAGCGGTCAATCCTGCGGAATACGTGTATGGATATAAGCCCATATAATAGTGCGGCTGGCGCATCCATGTCAATTTCGCTCCTTCGTCGATTTCTACAGCATCGCCCCAGAAGTTCTTAAGGGTTTCGCCTTTTTGTTCTGACAATGTCTGTGCTGTAATTGGCACACCTTTTTCAGCTAAATCGTATACGCGACGCTGATATTCACCTTCCAGCAAGTGCGTTACGAAGTTGTGATAGTACGTCCCTAATAACTGCAAAATCACCCAACGGCGCATGCGAGGATCATCTGTTTTCTCCAGCAAATGATCAGCCAGCAGCATTTCGTTCATCGTTGATGGAGCCTCGATGAAGTAAGTCGAAGGACGTGTATTGAAGATTTCTTGGTTCTGGTTTGCTAAATGTAAGTGACCAGCGTGTCCAAGCTCGTGAGCCAAAATGAACGCCCCGCGCATTGTGCCTGTGAACGTCAACAAAATGTATGGGTGTGAACCATAAGGACTTGCACAGAATGCACCTGTCGCTTTCCCTACGTTATCCGCACGGTCGACCCAACGTTCCGTCAAACCTTTTTCCATGATTTCGGTATATTCAGGGCCCATTACCTTCAACGCTTCAAGAATCGTATCACTCACTTCTTCATACGAAGTTTCAGGGTTGAAGTCAGGATCAAGCGGAGCTTTCAAATCACTGAACTTCATCACATCAAGACCAAGCAGACGCTTTTTCAACTGAGCGAACTTACGCATAATCGGCGCCAATTCCTCCTGGATCACGTCTAATTGGTTATGATACATCTCAAGCGAGACCTTTTGAGGCTGCAATAACATCTCCGTCACCGATTTGTAGTTACGGATACGTGACATCGCCACTTGCTTCTTGACTTCTGTCGCGTACGTCGCAGCAAATGTATTCTGGTACTGCTTGAGCGTATCAACAAACGAATCATACGCTTTTCTGCGAACTTCTGTGTTTGGTGAAAATTCATACTCATCCTCGAAAAGAGCGAATGAATTCGGATATTCCTCTCCGTCAGATGTCTGGAAAGACCCAAAGTCCATGTCTGACAGTTTGCTACGGTTATAGATCAAGTAAGGTGCCGAATGGATTTCACTCAAGGATGCCAGAACTTTTTCCGTCTCAGGTGCCAATGAGTAAGGCTTTTTCTCTAAAATATCATGCAGAACTCTGCGATAAGGTTCGAGTTCCTTATTTTCATCTAAGTATTGTTCGATCGTACCTTCAGGTAGAGCTAATAATTCAGACTCGACGAATGATAAAGAGGACTGGATACGTGCCATCGCTGAACCAAATTTACTCGCATTCGCCTGGTTCACTGGATTCGTTCCATCTTCAGAGTTTCGTAGATTTACATACGTACCAACCTGGATCATTTTTTCCTGAAGTCTTGCTTGCGCTTGAAGGCAAGACAAAACAACATCAGATCCTTCGCCTAACTTTCCTTGGAATTTAGTCACCGTCGGAACCATTTCCTCTAATTCCTGAAGTGCTTTTTCCCACGCTTCATTCGATTCAAATAAATCTTCCACGCGCCACGTCTGTTCGACTGGCACTTCCGAACGCTTTAATCTGGTTTTAGCCATTTAATAAACCACCTCTAAAAATTTATTTCGAAACACTAAGTAAATTATAATCGATAGAGGGGGATTGTTGTCAAACATATCAGAAGATTTTTATTAATCTTCAGTCGCGAAACTTTTTCTTTTTTCTAACGTATTGATATTTAAAGGTGTAAGCATTTTTCTTTAAAGTTTATTAAGTAGATAAAAAAAGGGGAATGGTGAGAATGATTGTATTGCTTAACGTTGGCAGCCTTTTACTTGGGCTGGTTGCATGGCTACTACCAATTGTTAATCTTTTAACACATGAAAAGCATAACCATAAGCGCTGGGTGACCCTATCCATCATGAGTTTCAGTGCTTGCGCGATTGCATTATGTTTTCAAATTTTCTATAGTTACCATCTTGTGAAAATTGAAGATTGGTCTGCACTGATGGATATTACTGGTTCAGTAGCTTTCGCAGCAACAGTTCTTCTCGTGGTTACTATCTTATTGAATGTAATGACTCTTTTTGTATATCGTAGCGATACAGCGAAATAATTTTTTGGAAGAAAACAATCATATAGAAGAAAAAAAGCATTGACCTATTTATTAAGTCAATGCTTTCTCATGAGTTACCCTTTACTGTTATATTTCTTAAATAATGTACGCTATTATTTTAAAAAGATATAACTTTGATAGGTTGCTAACATGAGGAAAATGGTTGTAACTATTAGTATGAACCATGAAAAAGAATGTTTTTGATCTCTAAGAACCCGGTAGATTAAGATTACACAAGCAGTGATTATGAGTAGTATGAAAAGAGAAACGAACAAAGAGGCAGAAATTGATATCATGAATTTATCCCCTCTGTTAATCCACCGAATCGGACCAACGCACGGTCTCAACATTTTGTAGGTTGATATTTCCTAGGCTGAATACGTGAGGAATGTAATGGAACATCGCAAATTGTGGGTCATCTTTTGTATAGCCATTTTGGTAGAAATGGATCGTTTCGTTTGGAACCGTCAACAATTCATCATATTGACCAACGTCCAGTAAACGAATATCAAATGGAGTAATATCAATGCTAGAACTGAGGTAGTTTGATTTTTTGAAGAGGTAATAGACATTTACATTCGGTCTTAACTGCTCAACTGGTATTTGGTAGAATTCCATGTCGTCATCCAATTGGATCCCCATTTCTTTTAACGACTTGTAAATCATATTTGGGTGGATGGGAGAAAGATGGACAACGTCGTTGAATAAGCAGTCTATTTTAGGTATCTTTTGTGTAAGTAGCTTTTTTCTTTCAGGATGTTGTATGTATTTTTTAGTGTATTGATTGTATAGTCTCCGGTCGATGGTCTTCATTTCATTGAGCGGGATCAACTGCTCACCCTTCAACTCTTTTGGTACCATATGGTAAACATATGAAATATAAATTTCCCCTTTCTTTAAAATTGTTTCAAGATTACGAGCCTTGTATAGTTAGGCTATTTTTATTTTCATCTTAATACATTTTTATAAACTTAGTATAAAAAATTCGTATATATTCATTCTAGGGGAGATAGCATGCAAAAGTCTAACATTTTAAAAGAGGAAATACCTAGGAAAGTTGTAGCGGCTTCGATTTCGGGATCTATATT is from Halalkalibacillus sediminis and encodes:
- a CDS encoding PspC domain-containing protein, which gives rise to MNNNKLRKSSTDKAITGVCGGIAEFFGVSSIAVRLIFVFLPGSLPIYIILVYFLPEIPPSL
- the pepF gene encoding oligoendopeptidase F, with the translated sequence MAKTRLKRSEVPVEQTWRVEDLFESNEAWEKALQELEEMVPTVTKFQGKLGEGSDVVLSCLQAQARLQEKMIQVGTYVNLRNSEDGTNPVNQANASKFGSAMARIQSSLSFVESELLALPEGTIEQYLDENKELEPYRRVLHDILEKKPYSLAPETEKVLASLSEIHSAPYLIYNRSKLSDMDFGSFQTSDGEEYPNSFALFEDEYEFSPNTEVRRKAYDSFVDTLKQYQNTFAATYATEVKKQVAMSRIRNYKSVTEMLLQPQKVSLEMYHNQLDVIQEELAPIMRKFAQLKKRLLGLDVMKFSDLKAPLDPDFNPETSYEEVSDTILEALKVMGPEYTEIMEKGLTERWVDRADNVGKATGAFCASPYGSHPYILLTFTGTMRGAFILAHELGHAGHLHLANQNQEIFNTRPSTYFIEAPSTMNEMLLADHLLEKTDDPRMRRWVILQLLGTYYHNFVTHLLEGEYQRRVYDLAEKGVPITAQTLSEQKGETLKNFWGDAVEIDEGAKLTWMRQPHYYMGLYPYTYSAGLTASTLVSQMFKEEGQPAIDRWLEVLKLGGTKTPQELMQYAGVDMTSPEPIKKAVAYVGELVDELEKSYE
- a CDS encoding group-specific protein — translated: MVPKELKGEQLIPLNEMKTIDRRLYNQYTKKYIQHPERKKLLTQKIPKIDCLFNDVVHLSPIHPNMIYKSLKEMGIQLDDDMEFYQIPVEQLRPNVNVYYLFKKSNYLSSSIDITPFDIRLLDVGQYDELLTVPNETIHFYQNGYTKDDPQFAMFHYIPHVFSLGNINLQNVETVRWSDSVD